From Streptomyces sp. NBC_01460, a single genomic window includes:
- a CDS encoding polysaccharide lyase family 8 super-sandwich domain-containing protein encodes MDLSRRSALSVIPAAALWAMSQGLRAEASSRQGQSAAPGAPASPDEAAAILLRNTVAIFAGTAGSNTRPEVAPKLASLRATADARLAAMDGAGTDELFAGVPLGTSDPNLSTSYQYLYETALATCLPGTEDASAPRDTTAVRRRVVDGLARLHDGWFGDQSKGYYGNWFHWEIGIPSYVTKTLVLLRDEVEAYRPDLTAAYIASMDAYLRNGKDGDVDLDSRFHTGANLADITTNRILQGALLGDDTRITKALADQLTVFATVDPYRPQHGVTDGFYADGSFVQHASVAYTGSYGKGLLTRIVQTVKILDGTGYVPDSTLTGVVQGWVADGFAPLIHEGWMMEAVKGRAVSRPGTGYADVTAVVEAVVDLSSHTSGSDAEALESYVRHVRQTSKAGVDPTSFVSPVSIARYADIVNTPGPARDLAAASSHAAFNAMDRTVHRRPGYSFALARSSTRVSMYEYMSGENLMPWFQGTGAHYLYLSGADQREAFGIDYFTAVPPHRLAGVTAPVETRRTVPELYGTLWYDNPERGFTSSSESQNTYVYFPRATHPFSGGVRLGAYGAAGLVQSDDAAYAAQQAGALPDDFVAYAAAAATKSWFMFDDEILVLASGVTGLAGRAVTTTVDSRIAGPSAPVTLTGGLRDGSPWRRTGSAPPAWLRYADDSNRTAVGYVFLSGPPPVVTLDTVTRSRRLVRLANADTAVTKQVFTLSYEQSARERPASMAYALVPNASARQLASYAHGPLSVLSHTVRLHAAAHTHLGITAANAFTPGTHRAGRLSIDGPASVLLRRSASGTYTVAVSDPTTARRTVSVTLHGRPLRPVAADAGVRVHPVPGGTRVDVTTHQAYGRSFTATLAEGS; translated from the coding sequence GTGGATCTCTCGCGTCGTTCCGCACTGTCCGTGATCCCCGCAGCCGCGCTCTGGGCGATGTCCCAGGGGCTGCGCGCCGAGGCGTCGTCCCGGCAGGGTCAGTCCGCCGCCCCGGGTGCCCCGGCGTCCCCGGACGAGGCCGCGGCGATCCTGCTCCGCAACACGGTCGCGATATTCGCCGGCACCGCCGGATCCAACACCCGCCCCGAGGTGGCCCCGAAGCTCGCCTCGCTGCGGGCGACGGCGGACGCCCGGCTCGCCGCGATGGACGGCGCGGGGACGGACGAGCTCTTCGCGGGCGTCCCCCTCGGCACGAGCGACCCCAACCTGAGCACGTCGTACCAGTACCTCTACGAGACGGCCCTCGCCACCTGCCTCCCCGGCACCGAGGACGCCTCCGCCCCGCGCGACACCACAGCGGTCCGGCGCCGGGTCGTCGACGGCCTGGCCCGCCTCCACGACGGCTGGTTCGGCGACCAGTCGAAGGGCTACTACGGCAACTGGTTCCACTGGGAGATCGGGATCCCGTCCTACGTGACCAAGACCCTGGTCCTCCTCAGGGACGAGGTCGAGGCGTACCGGCCGGACCTCACAGCGGCCTACATCGCCTCCATGGACGCGTACCTCCGCAACGGCAAGGACGGCGACGTCGATCTCGACTCGCGCTTCCACACGGGCGCCAATCTCGCCGACATCACGACGAACCGAATCCTCCAGGGCGCCCTGCTCGGCGACGACACGCGCATCACGAAGGCCCTGGCCGACCAGCTGACCGTCTTCGCGACGGTCGACCCCTACCGGCCGCAGCACGGCGTCACCGACGGCTTCTACGCCGACGGGTCCTTCGTCCAGCACGCCTCCGTCGCGTACACCGGGTCCTACGGCAAGGGGCTTCTCACCCGGATCGTCCAGACCGTCAAGATCCTCGACGGCACCGGCTACGTGCCCGACTCCACCCTCACCGGCGTCGTACAGGGCTGGGTCGCCGACGGCTTCGCCCCGCTGATCCACGAGGGCTGGATGATGGAGGCCGTCAAGGGCCGCGCCGTCTCCCGCCCGGGCACCGGCTACGCGGACGTGACCGCCGTCGTGGAGGCCGTCGTCGACCTCTCCTCGCACACGTCCGGCAGCGACGCCGAAGCCCTGGAGAGCTACGTCAGACACGTCCGGCAGACGTCGAAGGCGGGCGTCGACCCGACGTCCTTCGTCTCCCCCGTGAGCATCGCCCGCTACGCCGACATCGTGAACACCCCCGGGCCCGCCAGGGACCTCGCCGCCGCCTCCTCCCACGCCGCGTTCAACGCCATGGACCGGACCGTCCACCGCAGGCCCGGCTACTCCTTCGCGCTCGCCCGCAGCTCCACGCGCGTCAGCATGTACGAGTACATGAGTGGCGAAAACCTGATGCCGTGGTTCCAGGGCACCGGCGCCCACTACCTCTACCTCTCCGGCGCGGACCAGCGGGAGGCGTTCGGCATCGACTACTTCACCGCCGTCCCGCCCCACCGCCTCGCAGGAGTCACCGCTCCCGTGGAGACGCGCCGCACCGTCCCCGAGCTCTACGGCACCCTCTGGTACGACAACCCCGAACGCGGCTTCACCTCGTCCTCCGAGTCGCAGAACACCTACGTCTACTTCCCCCGCGCCACCCACCCGTTCTCCGGCGGCGTCCGCCTCGGCGCCTACGGGGCCGCCGGTCTCGTCCAGTCCGACGACGCCGCGTACGCAGCCCAGCAGGCCGGCGCGCTGCCCGACGACTTCGTCGCCTACGCCGCTGCGGCGGCCACCAAGTCGTGGTTCATGTTCGACGACGAGATCCTCGTCCTCGCGTCGGGTGTGACCGGCCTGGCCGGCCGCGCGGTGACCACGACGGTCGACAGCCGCATCGCGGGCCCCTCCGCCCCCGTCACCCTCACGGGCGGCCTCCGCGACGGGTCGCCCTGGCGGAGGACCGGGTCCGCCCCTCCGGCCTGGCTGCGGTACGCCGACGACAGCAACCGCACCGCGGTCGGGTACGTCTTCCTGTCCGGCCCACCGCCGGTCGTCACCCTCGACACGGTCACCCGGAGCCGGCGCCTCGTCCGTCTCGCCAACGCGGACACAGCGGTGACCAAGCAGGTCTTCACACTGTCCTACGAGCAGTCCGCCCGTGAACGGCCCGCCTCCATGGCGTACGCCCTCGTCCCGAACGCCTCCGCACGGCAGCTGGCCTCCTACGCCCACGGCCCGCTCTCCGTCCTGTCCCACACGGTCCGCCTCCACGCCGCGGCACACACGCACCTCGGCATCACCGCCGCGAACGCCTTCACCCCGGGGACCCACCGGGCGGGCA
- a CDS encoding excinuclease ABC subunit UvrA — MTTPATPPADGHHVIQVRGARENNLTDVSLDIPKRRLTVFTGVSGSGKSSLVFGTIAAESQRLINETYTAFVQSFMPSLGRPDVDALHNLSAAIVVDQERMGANSRSTVGTATDAYTMLRIVFSRLGTPHIGTSGAFSFNLPEGMCPRCEGVGQISDINIDQLVDREKSMTEGAITVPNFAVDSWYWQVMAKSGLYDPDKKLKDFTEQEWSDFLHKPQTKVKVDSNTLTYEGLVQKVQRTILSKDRDAMQPHIRAFVDRAVVFRECPDCGGTRLTAAALSSTIDGVNIAECSAMQISDLAAFVRRIDDPGVAPLLAGLRDLLDSLVEIGLGYLSLDRPAGTLSGGEAQRVKMVRHLGSSLTDVTYVFDEPTIGLHPHDIRRMNDLLLRLRDKGNTVLVVEHKPEVIAIADHVVDLGPGAGTDGGRICFSGDVAGLRASGTLTGRHLEHRTRLRDEVRKPSGQLSIEGADLHNLQDVSVDIPLGVLTVVTGVAGSGKSSLIHGSLPAGQGVVVADQTPIRGSRRSNPATYTGLLNPIRTAFAKANGVKAALFSANSEGACPKCNGLGLVYTDLAMMAGVASVCEECRGKRFTPEVLTYTLHGRNISEVLGMSVAEAHDFFTSGQARAILGRLRDVGLGYLRLGQPLNTLSGGERQRLKLAIHMAEKAATYVLDEPTTGLHMADVDQLLALLDRLVDAGNTVIVIEHHQAVMAHADWIVDLGPGAGHDGGRVVFEGTPAELIADGSTLTARHLREYVGG; from the coding sequence ATGACGACTCCTGCGACGCCTCCCGCCGACGGCCACCATGTCATCCAGGTCCGGGGCGCGCGCGAGAACAACCTCACCGATGTCTCGCTGGACATCCCGAAGCGCCGGCTGACGGTGTTCACCGGGGTGTCCGGGTCCGGTAAGTCCTCGCTCGTCTTCGGCACCATCGCGGCCGAGTCGCAGCGTCTGATCAACGAGACGTACACCGCCTTCGTCCAGTCGTTCATGCCGAGCCTGGGCCGCCCCGACGTGGACGCGCTGCACAATCTGAGTGCCGCGATCGTGGTCGACCAGGAGCGGATGGGGGCCAACTCCCGGTCCACCGTCGGCACCGCCACCGACGCCTACACGATGCTCCGGATCGTGTTCTCACGGCTCGGGACCCCGCACATCGGGACATCGGGCGCCTTCAGCTTCAACCTGCCGGAGGGCATGTGCCCGCGGTGCGAGGGCGTCGGCCAGATCTCCGACATCAACATCGACCAGTTGGTCGACCGGGAGAAGTCGATGACGGAGGGCGCCATCACCGTGCCCAACTTCGCGGTGGACTCCTGGTACTGGCAGGTCATGGCGAAGTCCGGTCTCTACGACCCGGACAAGAAGCTCAAGGACTTCACGGAGCAGGAGTGGTCCGACTTCCTCCACAAGCCGCAGACCAAGGTGAAGGTCGACAGCAACACCCTCACGTACGAGGGCCTGGTGCAGAAGGTCCAGCGGACGATCCTCAGCAAGGACCGCGACGCCATGCAGCCCCACATCCGCGCCTTCGTGGACCGGGCCGTGGTCTTCCGCGAATGTCCCGACTGCGGGGGGACCCGGCTGACGGCGGCCGCGCTCTCCTCGACGATCGACGGGGTGAACATCGCGGAGTGCTCCGCCATGCAGATCAGCGACCTCGCCGCGTTCGTCCGGAGGATCGACGACCCGGGTGTGGCGCCGCTGCTGGCCGGCCTGAGGGACCTGCTCGACTCCCTCGTCGAGATCGGCCTCGGCTACCTCAGCCTGGACCGGCCCGCGGGCACGCTCTCGGGTGGTGAGGCGCAGCGGGTGAAGATGGTGCGGCACCTCGGATCCAGCCTGACGGACGTCACGTACGTCTTCGACGAGCCGACCATCGGGCTCCACCCGCACGACATCCGGCGGATGAACGACCTGCTGCTGCGCCTGCGCGACAAGGGGAACACCGTGCTCGTCGTCGAGCACAAACCCGAGGTGATCGCCATAGCCGACCATGTCGTCGACCTCGGGCCGGGCGCGGGGACGGACGGGGGGCGCATCTGCTTCAGCGGGGACGTCGCCGGGCTGCGCGCCTCCGGGACGCTCACCGGGCGCCACCTCGAACACCGCACACGGCTGCGGGACGAGGTGCGCAAGCCCTCCGGACAGTTGTCCATCGAGGGCGCCGACCTGCACAACCTCCAGGACGTGAGCGTCGACATCCCGCTCGGTGTCCTCACCGTCGTCACCGGTGTCGCGGGTTCGGGCAAGAGCTCACTGATCCACGGCAGCCTGCCGGCGGGGCAGGGGGTCGTGGTCGCCGACCAGACGCCGATCCGTGGTTCGCGCCGCTCGAACCCGGCGACGTACACGGGTCTGCTCAACCCGATCCGCACGGCCTTCGCCAAGGCCAACGGCGTCAAGGCGGCCCTGTTCAGCGCCAATTCGGAGGGTGCCTGCCCCAAGTGCAACGGCCTCGGGCTCGTCTACACCGATCTCGCCATGATGGCCGGCGTCGCTTCGGTGTGCGAGGAGTGCCGGGGGAAGCGGTTCACCCCCGAGGTGCTCACCTACACCCTGCACGGCAGGAACATCAGCGAGGTCCTGGGGATGTCGGTGGCGGAGGCCCACGACTTCTTCACCTCCGGGCAGGCACGCGCCATTCTCGGTCGGCTCCGCGATGTCGGGCTCGGCTACCTCCGGCTCGGCCAGCCGCTGAACACCCTGTCCGGCGGTGAGCGCCAGCGCCTCAAGCTCGCCATCCACATGGCGGAGAAGGCCGCGACCTACGTCCTCGACGAGCCGACGACCGGACTGCACATGGCCGACGTGGACCAGCTGCTCGCGCTGCTCGACCGGCTGGTGGACGCGGGCAACACCGTGATCGTCATCGAGCACCACCAGGCGGTGATGGCCCACGCGGACTGGATCGTCGACCTTGGCCCCGGAGCCGGGCACGACGGTGGCCGCGTGGTCTTCGAGGGGACACCGGCGGAGCTCATAGCCGACGGGAGCACCCTCACCGCGCGCCATCTGCGGGAGTACGTCGGGGGCTGA
- a CDS encoding MarR family winged helix-turn-helix transcriptional regulator, giving the protein MPSPDPAAVATELRTAMGKLTRRVKHEDRIPLGQVSVLGTLDRDGAMTTSDLAADQRVRPQSMARAVGLLMDQGLVVRRAHPTDGRKSLVELSPAGRTALEAERGRRAGWLAQAIELELTGEEREVLARSAALMDRLAAR; this is encoded by the coding sequence ATGCCCTCCCCGGATCCCGCCGCCGTCGCCACCGAACTGCGTACCGCGATGGGCAAGCTCACGCGGCGCGTGAAGCACGAGGACCGGATCCCGCTCGGCCAGGTCTCCGTGCTCGGCACCCTCGATCGCGACGGGGCCATGACCACCAGCGACCTGGCGGCGGACCAGCGCGTGCGGCCCCAGTCCATGGCCCGCGCGGTCGGGCTGCTCATGGATCAAGGGCTCGTCGTCCGCCGGGCGCACCCCACGGACGGCCGTAAGTCCCTCGTGGAGCTCTCGCCCGCGGGACGGACCGCGCTGGAGGCGGAGCGCGGGCGCAGGGCGGGGTGGCTCGCCCAGGCCATCGAGCTCGAGCTCACCGGCGAGGAGCGTGAGGTGCTGGCACGCAGCGCCGCCCTGATGGACCGGCTCGCCGCGCGCTGA
- the eno gene encoding phosphopyruvate hydratase, translating to MASTSVESTVIQSVTARRVLDSRGNPTVEADVLLADGSLGRAAVPSGASTGAREAVELRDGDAGRWHGKGVDRAVAHVNGEIASVVVGRDADDQAGLDAALVALDGTTDKSRLGANALLGVSLAAAKAAAAAHRQPLYRYLGGADARLLPLPMMNIVNGGAHADNPLDFQEFMIAPIGAETFVEAVRMGSEIFHTLRRDLLSAGHSTGVGDEGGFAPALRTAEEALDFVMKAVERTGYRPGTDIGLVMDPASSEFFHDGAYVYAGEGVRRTPTEQADYLAELIDAYPIVSIEDPMAEDDLDGWRELTARVGDRCQLTGDDVFCTDEKLLREGIRTGVGNSVLVKVNQIGTLTEALATVATAHRAGWTVVMSHRSGETEDTTIADLAVATGCGQIKTGSLSRSDRTAKYNQLIRIEEELGASARYAGGAVLARA from the coding sequence ATGGCTTCCACGTCGGTCGAGTCCACCGTCATCCAGTCCGTCACGGCCCGCAGGGTTCTCGACAGCCGGGGCAACCCCACCGTCGAGGCCGATGTCCTCCTCGCCGACGGATCCCTCGGCCGTGCCGCCGTCCCCTCCGGTGCCTCCACCGGAGCGCGGGAGGCCGTGGAGCTGCGGGACGGGGACGCGGGGCGCTGGCACGGCAAGGGCGTCGACCGGGCCGTCGCCCACGTCAACGGCGAGATCGCCTCCGTGGTGGTCGGGCGTGATGCCGACGATCAGGCGGGACTCGATGCCGCGCTCGTCGCGCTCGACGGCACGACCGACAAGTCCCGGCTCGGCGCCAACGCCCTCCTCGGCGTCTCCCTCGCTGCCGCGAAGGCCGCTGCGGCGGCCCACCGCCAGCCGCTCTACCGCTACCTCGGCGGCGCCGACGCGCGCCTTCTTCCGCTGCCGATGATGAACATCGTCAACGGCGGCGCCCACGCCGACAACCCGCTGGACTTCCAGGAGTTCATGATCGCTCCGATCGGTGCGGAGACCTTCGTGGAAGCCGTCCGTATGGGCTCCGAGATCTTCCACACGCTCCGCCGCGACCTGCTGTCCGCCGGGCACTCGACGGGCGTCGGCGACGAGGGTGGCTTCGCCCCGGCGCTCCGCACCGCCGAGGAGGCGCTCGACTTCGTCATGAAGGCCGTCGAGCGCACCGGTTACCGGCCCGGCACGGACATAGGCCTGGTCATGGACCCCGCCTCGTCGGAGTTCTTCCACGACGGTGCGTACGTGTACGCCGGGGAGGGCGTGCGCCGTACGCCTACCGAGCAGGCCGACTACCTGGCCGAGCTGATCGACGCGTACCCGATCGTCTCCATCGAGGACCCGATGGCGGAGGACGACCTGGACGGCTGGCGGGAGCTGACCGCCCGTGTCGGCGACCGCTGCCAGCTCACCGGCGACGACGTGTTCTGCACCGACGAGAAGCTGCTGCGCGAGGGCATCCGCACCGGTGTCGGCAACTCGGTCCTGGTCAAGGTCAACCAGATCGGCACCCTGACCGAAGCCCTCGCCACGGTCGCCACCGCGCACCGCGCGGGCTGGACCGTCGTCATGTCGCACCGCTCCGGCGAGACCGAGGACACCACCATCGCCGACCTTGCGGTGGCGACGGGCTGCGGTCAGATCAAGACCGGCTCGCTGTCCCGGTCCGACCGCACCGCGAAGTACAACCAGCTCATCAGGATCGAGGAGGAGCTGGGCGCGTCCGCGCGGTACGCGGGCGGAGCGGTGCTCGCCCGCGCCTGA
- a CDS encoding VOC family protein produces MTDEANASSWPPGISAITLFVEDLDATKAFYGEVFGLPVVFEDSNSAVFGFGDTVINLLRVTEAPGLIAPARVAGPDVGSRMQFTLPVDDVDAMCEELAARGVTLLNGPMDRPWGIRTASFRDPGGHIWEIAR; encoded by the coding sequence GTGACCGACGAAGCGAACGCGTCCTCATGGCCTCCGGGCATCAGCGCCATCACCCTGTTCGTCGAGGACCTGGACGCCACCAAGGCTTTCTACGGTGAGGTCTTCGGACTGCCCGTGGTTTTCGAGGACAGCAACTCTGCGGTGTTCGGCTTCGGCGACACCGTCATCAATCTGCTGAGGGTCACCGAGGCCCCCGGCCTCATCGCACCCGCACGCGTCGCCGGCCCCGACGTCGGGTCCCGCATGCAGTTCACCCTGCCGGTGGACGACGTGGACGCCATGTGCGAGGAGTTGGCCGCCCGGGGCGTGACGCTGCTGAACGGCCCGATGGACCGGCCGTGGGGCATCCGCACGGCCAGTTTCCGCGACCCCGGCGGCCACATCTGGGAGATCGCCCGGTGA
- a CDS encoding DUF397 domain-containing protein yields MADLPADLVWTRAAPEDAEGPGPWIEIAFGPGELVHLRETGDPTTVVTTTAEKWEAFARGVAAGEFDHFTEIRST; encoded by the coding sequence GTGGCTGACCTCCCCGCCGACCTCGTCTGGACCCGGGCCGCTCCCGAGGACGCGGAGGGCCCCGGGCCCTGGATCGAGATCGCGTTCGGACCCGGGGAGCTCGTGCATCTGCGTGAGACCGGCGACCCCACCACGGTGGTGACCACGACCGCAGAGAAGTGGGAGGCGTTCGCCAGGGGAGTCGCGGCCGGCGAGTTCGACCACTTCACCGAAATCCGGTCCACCTGA
- a CDS encoding DUF397 domain-containing protein, producing MSAPAWQKSSHCAQGEACIHVAADRGAIVLTESGDPGGAILRTSPTALAALIRTVKETQARG from the coding sequence ATGTCCGCACCCGCTTGGCAGAAGTCCTCGCACTGCGCTCAAGGTGAAGCCTGCATACATGTCGCCGCCGACCGGGGGGCGATCGTCCTCACGGAGAGCGGCGACCCCGGCGGCGCGATACTCCGGACCAGCCCGACCGCCCTGGCCGCCCTCATCCGCACCGTCAAGGAGACCCAGGCCCGTGGCTGA
- a CDS encoding DUF397 domain-containing protein, with the protein MSAPAWQKSSYCAQGNSCVHVAADQGSIVLTESGDPGGAILRTSPTALAALIRTVKETQARG; encoded by the coding sequence ATGTCCGCTCCCGCTTGGCAGAAGTCGTCCTACTGCGCTCAGGGGAACTCGTGCGTGCACGTCGCCGCCGACCAGGGCTCGATCGTCCTCACGGAGAGCGGCGACCCCGGCGGCGCGATACTCCGGACCAGCCCGACCGCCCTGGCCGCCCTCATCCGCACCGTCAAGGAGACCCAGGCCCGTGGCTGA
- a CDS encoding helix-turn-helix domain-containing protein, with amino-acid sequence MRTSPTGRQLRLGSELRKLREHAGLTATQAGQLLGVKQNQISNMEAGRVGVSAERVRTLADHYACGNHEVVEALCGMTADRTRGWWEEYREILPAPLLDLAETEHHAERLRTAVTVHVPGILQTPEHAREIFRQDVPELSPPEIEHRVSFRVKRQTVLFRDPPTTQQVVIHEAALRMQFGGARVARRQLEHLAEMSEHSHVLLQVIPFAAGAFAGSGQSIYYVHGAVPQLDSVNLDQSHGPVFLDAEEQLQKYRVLLSRIEAIALAPEPSREFIHTIARSL; translated from the coding sequence GTGAGAACCAGCCCCACAGGTCGCCAACTGCGCCTCGGCAGTGAACTGCGCAAGCTCCGGGAACACGCCGGGCTCACCGCGACACAAGCCGGCCAGCTCCTGGGCGTGAAGCAGAACCAGATCAGCAACATGGAAGCCGGTCGCGTAGGCGTGAGCGCCGAGAGGGTCCGCACCCTGGCCGACCACTACGCCTGTGGGAACCACGAGGTCGTCGAGGCGCTCTGCGGCATGACCGCCGACCGCACACGCGGCTGGTGGGAGGAGTACCGGGAGATCCTGCCCGCGCCCCTTCTGGATCTCGCCGAGACCGAGCACCACGCGGAGCGGCTGCGCACCGCAGTCACCGTCCATGTGCCCGGAATCCTCCAGACCCCAGAACACGCCCGCGAGATCTTCCGCCAGGACGTGCCGGAGCTGTCGCCGCCCGAGATCGAACACCGCGTCTCGTTCCGCGTCAAACGGCAGACGGTGCTCTTCCGTGATCCTCCGACCACTCAGCAGGTCGTCATCCACGAGGCCGCGCTGCGCATGCAGTTCGGCGGGGCGCGGGTAGCCCGTCGGCAGCTGGAACACCTCGCGGAGATGAGCGAGCACTCACATGTCCTACTCCAGGTCATCCCGTTCGCGGCCGGAGCCTTTGCCGGGTCGGGACAGTCGATCTACTACGTCCACGGGGCTGTCCCCCAACTCGACAGCGTCAACCTGGACCAGTCGCACGGACCGGTCTTCCTGGACGCGGAAGAGCAACTCCAGAAGTACCGCGTGCTCCTGAGCCGGATCGAGGCCATCGCCCTCGCTCCGGAGCCGTCGCGCGAGTTCATACACACCATCGCCCGCAGTCTGTGA
- a CDS encoding ATP-binding protein yields the protein MALATVTPPWAYTLQLPQDPRGPGIARSTLRTVLRVHGMRDLIDTAELLASELVTNAYRHSSGPYSLRLRGAGRNRVRVGVWDSNPEIPDPFAGGTVDAPCVLSERGRGLQLVRECAESWGAYPIRGGLPGQGGKVLWVECTVPPLIR from the coding sequence ATGGCTCTGGCCACCGTAACGCCGCCCTGGGCGTACACCCTCCAACTTCCGCAGGATCCCCGTGGTCCCGGGATCGCCCGGTCGACTCTGCGGACCGTGCTGCGGGTGCACGGGATGCGGGATCTCATCGACACCGCCGAGTTGCTGGCCAGTGAACTGGTCACCAACGCCTACCGGCACTCATCGGGCCCGTACTCCCTGCGGCTGCGCGGGGCCGGGCGTAACCGGGTGCGGGTCGGGGTGTGGGACAGCAATCCGGAGATCCCGGATCCGTTCGCCGGCGGGACCGTGGACGCACCGTGCGTGCTGTCGGAGCGGGGGCGCGGGCTGCAGCTCGTACGGGAGTGTGCGGAGAGCTGGGGTGCGTACCCGATCAGGGGTGGGCTGCCGGGCCAGGGCGGCAAGGTGCTCTGGGTGGAGTGCACCGTGCCGCCCCTGATCAGGTAG
- a CDS encoding histidine phosphatase family protein, with the protein MTVASTRFLYVARHGEASPDETELTERGRRQAALLGERLRDVPLSAVHHGPLPRAAETARLVHEQLRQDVPLHVSEPAGDYVPYVPRQEELPKDAADRLLGFVEQFPEAERSQGPELAEAALARFTGPVEGAEPRHELVVTHAFLAAWLVRDALDAPAWRWLGLNHSNAALTVIRYTPGRPAALAMVNDMGHLPADLQWTGFPQELRV; encoded by the coding sequence ATGACCGTGGCCAGCACCCGCTTCCTCTACGTAGCCCGGCACGGCGAGGCGAGCCCGGACGAGACCGAGCTGACGGAGCGGGGCAGGAGGCAGGCAGCCCTGCTCGGCGAGCGGCTACGGGACGTGCCCCTCTCCGCCGTCCATCACGGCCCGCTCCCTCGGGCGGCGGAGACCGCCCGGCTGGTCCACGAGCAGCTCCGGCAGGACGTCCCCCTCCATGTCTCGGAGCCTGCCGGTGACTACGTCCCGTACGTCCCGCGGCAGGAAGAGCTCCCGAAGGATGCGGCCGACCGGCTCCTCGGATTCGTGGAGCAGTTCCCGGAGGCCGAACGCAGCCAGGGCCCCGAACTGGCCGAAGCCGCGCTGGCGCGGTTCACCGGGCCGGTGGAGGGTGCCGAGCCACGCCACGAGCTGGTCGTCACCCATGCGTTCCTGGCCGCCTGGCTGGTACGGGACGCCCTCGACGCTCCCGCCTGGCGCTGGTTGGGCCTCAACCACTCCAACGCGGCGCTGACGGTGATCCGTTACACGCCGGGAAGGCCCGCCGCACTGGCCATGGTCAACGACATGGGCCACCTTCCGGCGGATCTCCAGTGGACCGGCTTCCCTCAGGAGCTCCGCGTCTAA
- a CDS encoding helix-turn-helix domain-containing protein — translation METVGGLLREWRHSRRLSQLDLALAAGISPRYVSLVETGRSRPSAAMVLRLAAELDVPLRHRNRLLVSAGFAPRYRERPLDGPDMSAVRDAVARVLGAHEPYPALVVDRRWNIVMTNAPAGHLLTHVDPALLAPPVNMVRLGLDPRGLASLIVNLDDVRAFLRARLARQVARTGDPVVGVLYDEFFADQERDGPVPRPASEVAVPMIFRLPEGELRLFSTITTFGTPEDITLDEVSIESYYPADPDSAALLHSLAQARPASGPGPDGFVPRVD, via the coding sequence GTGGAGACCGTGGGCGGCCTTTTGCGTGAGTGGCGGCACAGCAGGCGGCTGAGTCAGCTCGATCTCGCGCTGGCGGCGGGCATCTCCCCGCGATACGTCAGCCTCGTCGAGACGGGCCGCTCCCGGCCGAGCGCCGCCATGGTGCTGCGGCTCGCGGCAGAGCTGGACGTGCCGCTGCGACACCGCAACCGCCTGCTGGTCTCGGCAGGGTTCGCGCCGCGTTACCGCGAGCGTCCACTGGACGGGCCGGACATGTCGGCCGTCCGCGACGCCGTGGCGCGGGTCCTGGGTGCCCATGAGCCCTACCCGGCACTGGTCGTGGACCGGCGCTGGAACATCGTGATGACCAACGCCCCGGCCGGGCACCTCCTCACGCACGTCGATCCCGCTCTGCTCGCCCCGCCGGTCAACATGGTGCGGCTCGGGCTCGATCCGCGCGGGCTCGCCTCCCTCATCGTCAACCTGGACGACGTACGTGCGTTCCTCCGCGCCCGGCTGGCGCGCCAGGTCGCCAGGACCGGCGATCCGGTGGTCGGGGTGCTGTACGACGAGTTCTTCGCGGATCAGGAGCGCGACGGTCCGGTGCCCCGACCGGCGTCGGAGGTGGCGGTTCCGATGATCTTCCGCCTTCCGGAGGGCGAGCTGAGGCTCTTCTCGACCATCACGACGTTCGGAACCCCCGAGGACATCACGCTCGACGAGGTCTCGATCGAGTCCTACTACCCGGCCGACCCCGACAGCGCGGCCCTCCTCCACAGCCTCGCCCAGGCACGACCGGCCTCAGGGCCTGGGCCCGACGGCTTCGTGCCCCGCGTCGACTGA
- a CDS encoding nuclear transport factor 2 family protein — MSTDCKDLVLTCLELYGKGDLDAVFPLLCDDYVDHGLPFRTTTKADWIVAARQLPLSALRIDIRRLVAEGDYVTMFSRRWLPGGALDIAVADVFRLRDGLIAERWEIVEPIPAESPNPVATL, encoded by the coding sequence ATGAGCACTGACTGCAAGGACCTGGTTCTGACCTGCCTGGAGCTGTACGGCAAGGGCGACCTCGATGCCGTCTTCCCACTGCTGTGCGACGACTACGTGGACCACGGGCTGCCGTTCCGGACCACGACGAAGGCGGACTGGATCGTGGCGGCGCGACAGCTGCCCCTGTCCGCATTGCGAATCGACATCCGTCGTCTCGTGGCGGAAGGCGACTACGTGACGATGTTCTCCCGGCGGTGGCTGCCCGGAGGCGCACTCGACATCGCGGTGGCCGACGTCTTCCGTCTCCGGGACGGCCTGATCGCCGAGCGGTGGGAGATTGTCGAACCGATCCCGGCGGAGTCCCCGAACCCGGTGGCGACGTTGTGA